A single genomic interval of Calonectris borealis unplaced genomic scaffold, bCalBor7.hap1.2 HAP1_SCAFFOLD_49, whole genome shotgun sequence harbors:
- the LOC142076441 gene encoding olfactory receptor 14J1-like, whose protein sequence is MSNSSSISHFLLLAFADTRELQLLHFWLFLGIYLAALLGNGLIITAIACDHRLHTPMYFFLLNLSLLDLGCISTTVPKSMANSLWDTRAISYAGCALQVFFFLFLITAEYSLLTVMAYDRYVAICQPLHYGTLLGSRACVHMAAAAWASGFLNAVLHTANTFSLPLCKGKAVDQFFCEVPQILKLSCSCSSLREVAVLVTNFVLALGCFVFIVLSYVQIFRAVLRIPSEQGRHKAFSTCLPHLAVVSLYVSNGMFAYLKPPSISSPFLDLVVAVVYSVLPPTVNPLIYSMRNQELKDALRKWIQWVHLQQL, encoded by the coding sequence atgtccaacagcagctccatctcccatttcctcctcctggccttcgcagacacgcgggagctgcagctcttgcacttctggctcttcctgggcatctacctggctgccctgctgggcaacggcctcatcatcaccgccatagcctgcgaccaccgcctccacacccccatgtacttcttcctcctcaacctctccctcctcgacctgggttgcatctccaccactgttcccaaatccatggccaattccctgtgggacaccagggccatctcctatgcaggatgtgctctacaggtctttttcttcctcttcttgatcacagcagagtattcTCTCCTCaccgtcatggcctatgaccgctatgttgccatctgccaacccctgcactatgggaccctcctgggcagcagagcttgtgtccacatggcagcagctgcctgggccagtgggtttctcaatgctgtcctgcacacggccaatacattttcactgcccctctgcaagggcaaagctgtggaccagttcttctgtgaagtacctcagatcctcaagctctcctgctcatgTTCCTCCCTCAGGGAAGTTGCGGTCCTTGTCACCAACTTCGTCCTTGCTCTTGGGTGTTTTGTATTcattgtgctgtcctatgtgcagatcttcagggctgtgctgaggatcccctctgagcagggacggcacaaagccttctccacgtgcctccctcacctggccgtggtctccctgtatGTCAGCAATGgtatgtttgcctacctgaagcccccctctaTCTCCTCCCCATTCCTGGATCTCGTGGTGGCTGTTGTGTATTCGGTTCTGCCTCCaacagtgaaccccctcatctacagcatgaggaaccaggagctcaaggatgccctgaggaaatGGATTCAATGGGTTCACCTTCAGCAACTGTAA
- the LOC142076448 gene encoding olfactory receptor 14A16-like, whose translation MSNGSSITHFLLLAFADTRELQLLHFWLFLGIYLAALLGNGLIITAIACDHHLHTPMYFFLLNLSILDLGCISTTVPKSMANSLSDTRAISYSGCFAQVFWFLFLVVAEYCVLTVMAYDRYVAICKPLHYGTLMGSRACVHMAAAAWGTAFLNSLIHTANTFSLPLCKGNAVDQFFCEIPPLLKLFCSDSYLREVGLLVVSGFLFWGCFVFIVLSYVQIFRAVLRIPSEQGQHKAFSMCIPHLAVVSLFVSTGMFAYLKPPSISSPSLDLVMAVLYSVLPPTVNPLIYSVRNQELKDALRKLIRCFSTASNCVPSSANDSQRMS comes from the coding sequence atgtccaacggcagctccatcacccacttcctcctcctggccttcgcagacacgcgggagctgcagctcttgcacttctggctcttcctgggcatctacctggctgccctgctgggcaacggcctcatcatcaccgccatagcctgcgaccaccatCTCCACActcccatgtacttcttcctcctcaacctctccatcctggacctgggctgcatctccaccactgttcccaaatccatggccaattccctgtcggacaccagggccatctcctactcgggATGTTTTGctcaagtcttttggtttctctttttagttgtagcaGAGTATTGTGTTCTGactgtcatggcctatgaccgctatgttgccatctgcaaacctctGCATTATGGGACCctgatgggcagcagagcttgtgtccacatggcagcagctgcctggggcactgcttttctcaattctctcattcacactgccaatacattttcactgcccctctgcaagggcaatgctgtggaccagttcttctgtgaaatccccccactcctcaagctcttcTGCTCagactcctacctcagggaagttgggcttcttgtggttagtggttttcttttttggggatgttttgttttcattgtgctgtcctatgtgcagatcttcagggctgtgctgaggatcccctctgagcaggggcagcacaaagccttttccatgtgcatccctcacctggccgtggtctccctgtttgtcagcactggcatgtttgcctacctgaagcccccctccatctcctccccatccctggatctggtgatGGCAGTTCTGTACTCGGTTCTGCCTCCAACAGTGAACCCGCTCATCTATAGCGTCAGGAatcaggagctcaaggatgccctgaggaaactGATTAGATGTTTTTCAACAGCCAGCAACTGTGTCCCTTCCTCTGCAAATGACTCCCAGCGTATGTCGTGA